One segment of Radiobacillus kanasensis DNA contains the following:
- the cls gene encoding cardiolipin synthase has protein sequence MEFIPYLLGSIIVFNIALAFAIVFLERKDASATWAWLMVLLFIPVLGFILYLIFGRKLSNRRIFTWDTKSRLGVKKAVQSQLRALEEDRLILKDERLREYKDLFYLHLRNDDAILTQDNQVEIFTDGEKKFHALLEDIEKAKDHIHLLYYIIRHDHLGQRIAEALSRKAKEGIEVRVLYDDMGSRELSRRFIKKIRQAGAEVEAFFPPLIPRINFKINYRNHRKLAIIDGKIGYIGGFNIGDEYLGYNKRFGYWRDTHLKIVGDAVRNMQTRFILDWNQASRHDIEYKERYYEAEAAGDVGVQVVSSGPDSDWQQIKNGYIKMIMSAKEYVYIQTPYFIPDDSLADALKIAALSGVDVKIMIPNKPDHPFVYWATYSNIGEQLNAGAHVYIYEKGFLHSKTIIVDGKIASVGTANIDVRSFRLNFEVNAFLYNSDIAKKLVEKFEEDIEDSTPLTHNQYLNRSAWIKVKESVSRLISPIL, from the coding sequence GTGGAGTTTATTCCTTACCTCTTAGGATCTATTATTGTTTTTAACATTGCCTTAGCATTTGCTATTGTCTTTTTAGAACGCAAAGATGCAAGTGCAACATGGGCCTGGCTCATGGTTTTACTATTTATTCCGGTTTTGGGCTTTATCCTTTATTTGATTTTTGGAAGAAAGTTAAGCAACCGTCGAATATTTACGTGGGATACAAAGAGTCGCCTCGGTGTGAAGAAGGCCGTTCAATCGCAGCTTCGCGCATTAGAAGAGGATCGATTGATTCTAAAAGATGAAAGACTAAGGGAATACAAAGATTTATTTTATTTACATCTTCGTAATGATGACGCGATTTTAACACAAGATAATCAGGTGGAAATTTTTACAGATGGGGAAAAGAAATTCCATGCTTTGTTAGAAGATATTGAGAAGGCAAAAGATCATATCCATTTATTGTACTATATTATTCGCCATGACCATCTTGGGCAGCGGATTGCCGAAGCCCTTAGTAGGAAGGCGAAAGAGGGAATTGAAGTAAGAGTACTCTATGATGACATGGGTTCAAGAGAGCTAAGTCGAAGGTTTATCAAAAAAATTCGCCAAGCGGGTGCGGAGGTTGAAGCATTTTTCCCGCCTTTAATCCCAAGAATAAATTTTAAAATCAACTACCGTAATCACCGCAAGCTCGCCATCATTGATGGAAAAATTGGCTATATTGGCGGATTTAATATTGGGGATGAATATCTAGGATATAACAAGAGATTTGGTTATTGGAGAGACACACATTTGAAAATTGTTGGGGATGCAGTACGCAATATGCAAACGAGGTTTATCTTAGATTGGAACCAGGCTTCTCGCCATGATATTGAATATAAAGAACGTTATTATGAAGCTGAAGCAGCGGGAGATGTTGGGGTGCAAGTTGTCTCAAGTGGCCCTGATTCCGACTGGCAACAAATCAAAAATGGATACATCAAAATGATCATGTCTGCAAAAGAATATGTATATATTCAGACTCCTTACTTCATTCCGGACGATAGCCTAGCAGATGCCTTAAAAATTGCTGCACTCTCCGGAGTTGATGTAAAGATTATGATTCCGAATAAACCGGATCATCCATTTGTTTATTGGGCAACCTATTCAAATATTGGCGAACAGCTGAATGCCGGGGCGCACGTGTACATTTATGAAAAGGGGTTTTTACACTCTAAAACGATTATTGTGGATGGAAAAATAGCATCAGTTGGAACAGCAAATATAGATGTTCGAAGCTTCCGACTGAATTTTGAAGTGAATGCATTCTTGTACAATAGTGACATTGCCAAAAAATTAGTAGAAAAATTTGAAGAGGATATCGAAGATTCTACTCCGCTCACTCATAATCAGTACTTAAATCGTTCTGCTTGGATCAAGGTTAAGGAGTCGGTATCTCGCTTGATTTCCCCGATCTTATAG
- a CDS encoding gamma-type small acid-soluble spore protein, producing MSEHRTVAGTDIHNVKEKNANSGMSYNEAKEFIARTTGGHNTNIYSDTNVEQVKKEIQNNEQEKR from the coding sequence ATGTCAGAACATCGTACAGTCGCTGGCACAGATATTCATAACGTGAAAGAAAAAAATGCGAACTCCGGTATGAGCTACAATGAAGCGAAGGAGTTCATCGCCCGTACTACCGGTGGACACAACACGAATATATATAGCGATACCAACGTGGAGCAAGTGAAGAAAGAAATCCAAAATAATGAACAAGAAAAAAGATGA
- a CDS encoding YjcZ family sporulation protein: MFGNNSFILLVVLFVLLVIAGNNFPIGGYGY, encoded by the coding sequence ATGTTTGGTAACAACAGTTTCATTCTATTAGTGGTATTGTTCGTATTATTAGTGATTGCAGGTAATAACTTCCCAATTGGTGGCTATGGCTATTAG
- a CDS encoding YjcZ family sporulation protein produces the protein MFGNNGFILLVVIFVLLVIVGNNYPTGGDYGY, from the coding sequence ATGTTTGGTAACAATGGTTTTATTCTATTAGTAGTTATCTTCGTATTGCTTGTTATCGTTGGTAATAACTACCCAACAGGCGGCGACTATGGTTATTAA
- a CDS encoding YjcZ family sporulation protein: protein MFGNNSFILLVVLFVLLVIVGNNYPTGGDYGWA from the coding sequence ATGTTTGGTAACAATAGCTTCATTTTATTAGTCGTATTGTTCGTATTGCTTGTCATTGTAGGGAATAACTATCCTACTGGCGGCGACTACGGCTGGGCTTAA
- a CDS encoding YjcZ family sporulation protein — protein MSYGITGNNSFILLVVLFVLLVIVGNNYPTGGNGFGW, from the coding sequence ATGAGTTACGGAATTACTGGAAATAACAGTTTTATTCTATTAGTAGTGTTATTCGTACTGTTAGTTATCGTAGGAAACAACTATCCAACAGGCGGAAACGGATTCGGTTGGTAA
- a CDS encoding stage VI sporulation protein F codes for MSDQFSKKIEKKTGVDMNSIKGIADSFKETDLSDEKAVRRLIKKVSKTAGKPVNKSTEDMLVKMISKNKGMLNESTISKMINKK; via the coding sequence ATGAGTGATCAGTTCTCAAAGAAGATTGAGAAAAAAACAGGAGTAGACATGAATAGTATTAAAGGAATTGCGGACTCCTTTAAAGAAACAGACCTTAGTGACGAAAAGGCTGTACGAAGACTTATTAAAAAAGTGTCGAAAACGGCTGGAAAACCCGTAAACAAATCCACGGAAGATATGCTCGTAAAAATGATCTCGAAAAACAAAGGAATGTTAAATGAGTCCACGATTTCTAAAATGATTAATAAGAAGTGA
- a CDS encoding YjcZ family sporulation protein gives MAWNAGYGAYNYVGNCQGGGFFGGNNAFTLLVVLFVLLVIIGGASYPMGEIED, from the coding sequence ATGGCTTGGAACGCAGGCTATGGTGCCTACAACTACGTGGGTAATTGCCAAGGTGGTGGCTTCTTTGGCGGAAACAATGCCTTCACGTTATTAGTTGTGCTTTTTGTTCTATTAGTAATTATTGGCGGAGCATCTTACCCAATGGGGGAGATTGAAGACTAA
- a CDS encoding YjcZ family sporulation protein — translation MSYAGGVFGNNGFVLLVVIFVLLVIVGNSYPMGGGYGY, via the coding sequence ATGAGCTACGCAGGCGGAGTTTTCGGTAACAACGGTTTCGTATTATTGGTTGTTATTTTCGTATTGCTTGTCATCGTTGGTAACAGCTATCCAATGGGTGGAGGATACGGTTACTAA
- a CDS encoding YjcZ family sporulation protein, with protein MSYGVFGDNNGFVLLVVIFVLLVIVGSNYPIAGYGWGY; from the coding sequence ATGAGCTACGGAGTATTTGGCGACAACAACGGCTTTGTGCTGTTAGTGGTTATCTTCGTACTTCTTGTCATCGTTGGTTCTAACTATCCAATAGCTGGTTATGGCTGGGGTTACTAG